A window of Chitinophaga sp. MM2321 contains these coding sequences:
- a CDS encoding arylsulfatase gives MRYLILLTALLVMNRAPEVNSTHKEKEPGKPNIILIMADDMGFSDIGCYGGEIKTPHIDNLAKEGIRFNRFYNNAWCSPSRASLITGLYPQQVGLTALAGPDPGPPGPYQGYLNDHCVTLAEVLKGAGYYTAMAGKWHLGERQPHWPLDRGFDNYFGLISGAANYFDITKTKSPGITRYMALDDKPFHPPAKGFYMTDAITSYALQILDKQKTQSQPFFLYVAYTAPHWPLQAMPEDIARYAKEYDMGWDSIRARRYDRLIQMGIINNKTTLSPRDTGVKPWATLPAKTRKEMAEKMAVYAAQVDRMDQGIGQILDKLKQTGKDENTMVIFLSDNGGCAEGGPAGFDKRHNGLPPGGADSYFSYGQSWANASNTPFRYFKKWLGEGGISTPLIVRWPAMIAKQRHGQVLEQVGHITDIMPTLCALSGARYPAYYKDKKILPPEGQSLLPAIEKGTVQPRKPVFWFLDGHKAILAGNYKLEAADNGAPWELYNLEDRSESDNLSVTAAHKVKELSTQWENWAKRVGVSVEQSK, from the coding sequence ATGAGATACTTGATTTTATTGACTGCTTTACTGGTAATGAACCGGGCGCCAGAAGTCAATTCCACGCATAAAGAAAAAGAACCCGGTAAGCCCAACATTATCCTGATAATGGCGGATGATATGGGCTTTTCAGATATCGGTTGTTATGGTGGTGAAATAAAAACACCGCATATCGATAACCTCGCAAAAGAAGGAATACGGTTTAACCGTTTTTATAACAATGCCTGGTGCTCACCGTCGAGAGCGTCCCTGATTACCGGGTTGTATCCCCAGCAAGTAGGCTTAACAGCCCTGGCCGGCCCTGATCCAGGTCCGCCGGGGCCCTACCAGGGGTATCTTAATGACCATTGCGTAACGCTGGCGGAAGTATTGAAAGGAGCCGGTTATTATACCGCCATGGCCGGTAAATGGCACCTGGGAGAACGGCAGCCCCACTGGCCGCTGGACAGGGGATTCGATAATTATTTCGGATTGATCAGCGGAGCGGCGAATTATTTTGATATCACCAAAACAAAATCTCCCGGTATCACCCGTTATATGGCATTGGATGATAAACCATTCCATCCACCTGCAAAAGGATTCTATATGACAGATGCCATCACCAGTTATGCCCTTCAGATCCTGGATAAACAAAAAACACAATCACAACCCTTTTTCCTGTATGTGGCCTATACCGCACCCCATTGGCCTTTACAGGCCATGCCGGAAGATATTGCGAGGTATGCAAAGGAATATGATATGGGATGGGATTCTATCCGGGCGCGCAGATACGATAGATTAATTCAAATGGGTATCATCAACAATAAAACAACATTGTCGCCCAGAGATACCGGCGTAAAGCCCTGGGCAACGCTTCCGGCAAAGACCCGCAAAGAGATGGCAGAGAAAATGGCCGTATATGCTGCACAGGTAGACCGGATGGATCAGGGCATCGGGCAGATTCTGGATAAACTGAAACAGACCGGGAAAGACGAAAACACGATGGTTATCTTCTTATCGGATAATGGCGGATGTGCAGAAGGTGGGCCAGCAGGCTTTGATAAAAGACATAATGGTCTTCCGCCGGGTGGCGCAGATTCCTATTTTAGCTATGGCCAGTCGTGGGCCAATGCAAGCAATACACCTTTCCGGTATTTTAAAAAATGGCTGGGCGAAGGAGGTATTTCTACCCCACTCATCGTCAGGTGGCCCGCTATGATAGCCAAGCAACGCCATGGACAGGTGCTTGAGCAGGTGGGACATATAACCGATATTATGCCGACACTTTGCGCATTAAGCGGGGCCAGGTACCCGGCATATTATAAGGATAAAAAGATACTTCCTCCCGAAGGACAAAGCCTGTTACCTGCCATTGAAAAAGGCACCGTACAACCACGTAAACCGGTTTTCTGGTTTTTGGATGGCCATAAAGCCATATTAGCAGGCAACTACAAACTGGAAGCAGCAGACAACGGCGCGCCCTGGGAACTGTATAATCTGGAAGACCGAAGCGAATCGGATAATCTTTCCGTTACAGCTGCGCACAAAGTAAAAGAACTGAGTACCCAATGGGAGAACTGGGCGAAGCGTGTAGGCGTATCCGTAGAACAATCAAAATAA